Proteins co-encoded in one Nostoc sp. C052 genomic window:
- the tumE gene encoding toxin TumE, giving the protein MLPNILSDYLNQVEQAIVQCPNIYVERYEEEILTSLRANLRIRLRLAQTHLLEINEAIVITDNQLEFLDYRYHFQDERNCLVFRYDSTPHFPDISTFPHHKHLPNDVISSQKPEITQVLKEATELLK; this is encoded by the coding sequence ATGCTGCCTAACATTCTATCTGATTATTTAAATCAAGTAGAACAAGCAATTGTTCAATGTCCAAATATTTATGTGGAACGTTATGAAGAAGAAATTTTAACATCCCTTCGGGCTAATTTAAGAATTAGATTGCGTTTAGCTCAAACACACTTATTAGAAATAAACGAAGCTATAGTAATCACAGACAATCAGTTGGAATTTCTTGATTATCGCTACCATTTTCAGGATGAACGAAATTGCCTGGTTTTTCGTTATGATAGTACGCCGCATTTTCCTGATATCTCTACCTTTCCGCATCACAAGCATTTACCAAATGATGTGATTAGTTCTCAGAAACCGGAAATTACTCAAGTATTAAAAGAAGCAACCGAATTATTGAAATAG
- the tumA gene encoding antitoxin TumA, with translation MRKQTIQYTSSLDALVAVAKRLSVYENQQKMDSEDFFYQYNQGTLPDDVLFIEWANDYRHYLVLRQEIEQRLNYAA, from the coding sequence ATGCGTAAACAGACCATTCAATATACATCATCCTTAGATGCTTTGGTTGCCGTCGCCAAGCGACTCAGTGTGTATGAAAACCAGCAAAAAATGGACTCGGAAGATTTTTTTTATCAGTATAATCAGGGAACATTACCAGATGATGTTCTATTTATAGAATGGGCAAATGATTACCGCCATTATCTGGTTTTGCGTCAAGAAATAGAGCAAAGATTGAACTATGCTGCCTAA